A genomic region of Sciurus carolinensis chromosome 7, mSciCar1.2, whole genome shotgun sequence contains the following coding sequences:
- the Ankrd6 gene encoding LOW QUALITY PROTEIN: ankyrin repeat domain-containing protein 6 (The sequence of the model RefSeq protein was modified relative to this genomic sequence to represent the inferred CDS: inserted 2 bases in 2 codons; deleted 1 base in 1 codon; substituted 1 base at 1 genomic stop codon) yields the protein MSQQDAVAALSERLLIAAYKGQTENVVQLINKGAKVAVTKHGRTPLHLAANKGHLSVVQILLKAGCDLDVQDDGDQTALHRATVVGNTEIIAALIQEGCALDRQDKDGNTALHEASWHGFSQSAKLLVKAGANVLARNKAGNTALHLACQNSHSQSTRVLLLGGSRADLKNNAGDTCLHVAARYNHLSIIRLLLSAFCSVHEKNQAGDTALHVAAALNHKKVVKLLLEAGADGTIVNNAGQTPLETARCHNNPEVALLLTKAPQVLRFSRGRSLRKRRERLKEERRAQSVPRDEVAQSKGSVSAGDSPSSEQAVLRKEEARDDFLSASPEPEPRAKDDRRRKARPKASALSDPTPPADQQPGHQKSSHTHHHPKKRGRHRCSSPPPPHEFRAYQLYTLYRGKDGKVMQAPINGCRCEPLINKLENQLEATVEEIKAELGSVQDKMNTKLGHMESKTQHQMRVLDKLMVERLSAERTECVNRLQQHSDAEKHEGENDRXKPMSLVDELKTWCMLKIQNLELKLSGDSRASRAKSTPSTCESSTGADQSVVTAGPAAASDSSSQVVRPKEKALSSTAAHRLQQELSSSDCAGSRLRNVKVQTAPLPLNEAARCDQQAGPCINRGTQTKKSGKSGQTRHRAQQPALSTHCGQLPPAVGSELTAPHVRDTSQALELTQYXFEAVSTQMEKWYERKIEEARSQANQKAQQDKATLKEHXKSLEEELAKLRTKVQKES from the exons CATGGCCGGACCCCCTTGCATCTTGCTGCCAATAAAGGCCATCTTTCTGTGGTCCAGATCTTGCTGAAGGCTGGCTGTGACCTTGATGTCCAGGATGAT GGGGACCAGACCGCCTTGCACCGGGCCACAGTGGTGGGGAACACCGAGATCATCGCAGCGCTCATCCAGGAGGGATGTGCCCTGGACAGACAAGACAAG GACGGGAACACAGCCCTGCACGAAGCATCCTGGCATGGTTTCAGCCAGTCAGCCAAGCTGCTCGTTAAAGCAGGAGCCAACGTGCTTGCCAGGAACAAG GCGGGGAACACGGCTCTGCACCTGGCCTGCCAGAACAGCCACTCCCAGAGCACACGCGTCCTCCTGCTGGGTGGCTCCCGCGCTGACCTCAAAAATAAC GCAGGCGACACCTGTTTGCACGTTGCTGCGCGCTATAATCACTTGTCCATCATTAGGCTCCTCCTCAGTGCTTTCTGTTCTGTCCATGAAAAGAACCAG GCTGGAGACACAGCCCTTCATGTTGCTGCTGCCCTAAATCACAAGAAGGTGGTTAAACTCTTACTGGAAGCTGGAGCAGATGGGACCATCGTCAATAAT GCAGGCCAGACTCCGCTGGAAACCGCCCGCTGCCACAATAACCCAGAAGTTGCTCTTCTCCTCACTAAAGCTCCCCAG GTCTTGCGCTTCAGTCGTGGGCGAAGCctaaggaaaaggagagagagactcaaggaagaaaggagggccCAGTCCGTGCCAAGAGATGAGGTGGCCCAAAGCAAG GGAAGTGTCTCGGCAGGGGACAGCCCCAGCAGTGAACAGGCTGTGCTCAGAAAAGAGGAAGCCAGAGATGATTTCCTGTCAGCCTCCCCGGAGCCAGAGCCGAGAGCCAAGGATGACAGGAGGAGAAAGGCAAGGCCCAAG GCATCAGCATTGTCTGACCCCACCCCACCAGCAGACCAACAGCCTGGACACCAGAAGAGCTCACACACTCACCACCACCCCAAGAAGAGGGGCCGGCATCGGTGCTCATCCCCACCACCGCCCCACGAGTTCAGGGCGTACCAGCTCTACACACTGTACCGGGGCAAGGATGGCAAAGTGATGCAG GCACCAATAAATGGTTGTCGATGTGAACCTCTAATTAACAAACTGGAGAATCAGCTGGAGGCCACTGTAGAGGAGATTAAGGCAGAGCTGGGATCGGTACAGGATAAAATGAACACCAAGCTGGGGCATATGGAGAGTAAGACTCAGCACCAA ATGCGAGTTTTGGACAAACTGATGGTTGAGCGACTCTCGGCAGAGAGAACAGAGTGTGTGAATCGTCTGCAGCAGCATTCAGATGCGGAGAAGCACGAAGGAGAGAACGACAGGTAAAAACCA atgtctTTGGTGGATGAATTAAAAACCTGGTGTATGTTAAAGATTCAGAATCTGGAGCTGAAGCTTTCTGGAGATTCTAGGGCCTCCAGAGCTAAATCCACACCATCTACTTGTGAATCCTCTACAG GTGCGGATCAATCAGTGGTGACTGCAGGTCCAGCAGCAGCTTCTGACAGCTCCTCTCAGGTGGTCAGGCCCAAGGAAAAGGCCCTCAGCTCCACTGCTGCTCATAGACTCCAGCAGGAGCTGTCTTCCTCTGACTGTGCAGGCTCCCGGCTGAGGAATGTCAAGGTCCAGACAGCCCCGCTACCCCTTAACGAAGCAGCCAGATGTGATCAGCAAGCTGGGCCTTGCATTAACAGAGGCACTCAAACCAAGAAGTCTGGGAAAAGTGGGCAG ACGAGGCATCGAGCCCAGCAACCAGCACTCAGCACCCACTGTGGGCAGCTGCCACCAGCAGTAGGCAGTGAGCTGACTGCCCCTCATGTTCGAGACACCTCCCAAGCCCTGGAGCTTACTCAGT TTTTTGAGGCTGTTTCTACCCAAATGGAAAAATGGTATGAAAGGAAGATTGAAGAAGCACGAAGCCAAGCCAATCAGAAAGCCCAGCAAGATAAGGCGACATTAAAGGAAC ATAAAAGTTTAGAAGAGGAACTTGCTAAACTAAGGACTAAAGTGCAGAAGGAAAGTTAG